The Methylomarinum sp. Ch1-1 genome contains the following window.
ATGAGTCTTTCCAGATGGCTTTGTTGTATAAAAACCGGCTATTATCGCATGAATCCGGTCTCTAAGGCTGATCAACAGGGCTCCCTCATTAAAAAATACCTGAATCAACAGATTGGTTAATATCGCGCCATCCCTCAGGGCCGGGCGGGTTATTTAACCCGCCCCGAACGTTTAACTTACTCTAGTCACGGTTAATTCGTTCAGGACCTCGTTGACCTGCATATCGCATAGCGACAGCGGACTACTTACTTTTCGCGCCAAGGGCGACTGCCCATAGGAGGCCCGCCCTCGGGCCGAATGGCTCTTCTCGCGCCAAAGGCGACGCTCCTACGCAAAGCACTGACTTGCCTTCGGATGTACCGAACAGCGTGAAACGCATCAAAAACCGGCGCGCTTCCTCTCGTCAGCACACCCTAGCGCATCGTAGGGCGGCTTCGCGAAGCAAGCCGCCAAAAAACCGCCGCCGGGACAAAATTAGTCGTTGTGCGTATCCAGGCGGATTGCCTGGCGGCGAATCCTGTTGCATGCCAATGTAGCTTTGCCTTCGGATGTGCCGAACAGCGTAAAACGCATCAAAAATGGTGCGCTTCCTCTCGTCAGCACACCCTACCCACATCCGTGAGATGGATCACGCGCAGCGGATCGGCTAAAAGCATTCAATGCGCGCGGGGCGGACTATTTAATACACCCTAAACGTTTAACTTACTTTAGGCGTATTTGTTGCTAATTTTCTGTTTTGCTACTCATTCATTTAATGAGGTAGCCCTGGGCTGATCAAGATGATAAGGCCGACAAGGCAGGCTTTATTTTTTCCATTCTCTGCCGCCGACAAATAATTGATAGGCGGGATTCGACGTTTCTTCCTGATAGGTAAAGCCCAAGGCATCGAGAGTCAACTTAAAGGTCTTGCGTTCGCCTTTCGGCATTTGCAGCCCCATCAATACCTTGCCGAAGGCGGCGCCGTGATTACGATAATGGAACAAACTGATGTTCCAGCGACTGCCCAAAGACATCAGAAATTTCAACAGCGCGCCGGGACGCTCCGGAAATTGCAAACTATACACCAACTCATTCAGCTCGCAGGGCCCATGGCCGCCGACCATATAACGGATATGGTCCTTGGCTAATTCATTGCCGGTCATGTCGGTGACTTTGAACCCTTCGCCTTCCAGCTGAGCGATCACATTGGCGCGGTCGTCCTCTTCGCCCCCGCTGCTGATGCCGACAAAAACCTGGGCCATGCTATTATCGAAATAACGGTAATTAAATTCGGTGATACTGCGCTTGCCGAGCAGCTTGCAGAATTTCAGAAAGCTGCCCGGCACTTCCGGAATCGCGACCGCCAACAGGATTTCCCGATGCTCACCGACCTGGGTGCGTTCGGCGACATAACGCAGGCGGTCGAAGTTAATATTGGCGCCGCTTTCAATCGCGACCAGCGTTTGCCCACTCACCTCACCCTGCTCAACATATTTTTTCAGGCCGGCCAAGGCCAAGGCGCCGGCCGGCTCGGCGACCGAGCGGGTATCATCGAAAATGTCCTTGATCGCGGCGCAGATTTCATCGGTGTTGACGACGACGACCTCATCGACATGACGATGAGCCAGGCGAAACGGTTCCTTACCGATCTGTTTGACCGCGACGCCGTCGGCGAACAGGCCGACCTGCTTGATCGTCACCCGGCGCTTGGCCTTGAGCGCTCGATTCAGACAATCGGCATCATCCGGCTCGACGCCGATAATCTTGATTTCGGGACGAACGAATTTGACATACGCGGCAATGCCGGCGATCAATCCGCCGCCGCCGACCGGCACAAAAATGGCGTCGATTTCGCCATTGTGTTGACGCAAAATCTCCATGCCAACGGTTCCCTGCCCGGCGATCACGTCGGGGTCATCATAGGGATGCACGAAGGTCATGCCTTTTTCTTTCGCCACCTGTTTGGCGTAAGTATAGGCCTCATCAAAGGAATCGCCGTGCAAGACGGCTTTGGCGCCGCGAGCCTTGACCGAATTCACCTTGATTTCCGGCGTGGTCCTGGGCATCACGATCAAGGCCTTGATGCCCAGTTTTTTCGCCGCCAACGCCACCCCCTGGGCATGGTTGCCGGCTGAAGCGGCGATCACGCCGTTGGCTCTTTCCTGGTCGCTCAGCGAGGCTATTTTGTTATAAGCGCCGCGTAATTTAAAAGAAAAGACCGGTTGTAAATCCTCCCGTTTCAGATAAACCTGATTCGCCAACCGCTCCGACAGTAAAGGCGCAAAATCCAACGGACTTTCCACCGCCACATCATATACCTTGGCTCTTAATATTTTTTCTATGTATTTTTGTATCATTATCTTAAACAGCTGAAAAATTGGTCTTTATACGGTATTATCCCATACAATCTACGATTACCAAGTGAGAGGGCCTGATCAATAGCGCAAGGGTTTGCCTATTTAGGAACGAGTATGAAATAACTTTTCCAAATGTCGGAAGAGGAATCGGTGACTCGATTGACAGGTGTCGACGGCAGGAATAGCCGCCGTCAAGCCTACGCCGCACAAGGATGTGCAAGTGCCGCGTGAGATAGGAAATCGGAAGCGGCCGCCGCACAAGGATGTGCAAGTGCCGCGGTAAGCAGGAGCTGTTAGCTGCCACCCAGCACCTAAATTCCATAGGATAATGGCTGCGATAAATCATCTTCGTTTATTTAGGCGCTGGGTGAACGGCGTCCTGACAAGCGAGTTACCGAACCTCCACAAAGCCTACTGTTTAGGGAAGTTATTTTGTGCATATTCCTTACCGTGACCGAGACGCTTTCTCGAGGTCCGTCTGTTTTATCACATCGACAACATATGTAACGCAATCATTAGGATAAAAAATGACTCAAGATGAATTAAAAAAACAAGTTGCCGCGGCCGCCATCGAATATATCAAAGGAGTGCCGATCGTCGGCGTGGGAACCGGATCTACCGTTAATTTCTTTATCGAAATGCTGGCCGACTATAAAAATGATATCGAAGGCGCTGTGTCCAGTTCGGAAGCGACCACCGAACGATTGAAAAACATCGGCATTCCGGTGCTGGAATTGAACAGCGCCGGCGACATCGAAGTCTATGTCGATGGCGCCGACGAAGTCGATCCGCGCAAAAAATTGATCAAAGGCGGCGGCGGCGCCTTGACCCGTGAAAAAATCATCGCCGCGGCCAGTAAAAAATTCGTTTGTATCGTCGATGAATCAAAATGCGTCGATGTGCTCGGCAAATTCCCGTTGCCGGTGGAAGTGATTCCGATGGCGCGCAGCTATGTAGCCCGGGAAATGGTCAAACTAGGCGGCCAACCCGTCTGGCGCGAAGACTATTATACCGATAACGGCAACGAAATTCTGGACGTCCATAACATGGAAATCACCAATCCGATGGAAATGGAACGCCTCATCAATGATATTACCGGCGTCGTCACCAACGGCCTGTTCGCGCACAGAGACGCCGACATCGTGCTGATCGGCAAAGGCGATAAAGTCGAAACGATGTAATGTAACGCTATTGCAGGAACGGCTGCTCGCCGTTCCTGTTTTCAAATTCTTATAACTCTTCTCTCGTTTCGGCCGGCTCCTCGTAAATGCCGGTTAACTTGCGCTTGAATTCGTCGGTCACCAAGCGGGCGTTCTGCTTGCTCCTGACCACGCGAGGCGTAATCAACACGACCAATTCCGTTTTGTCTTTATTATAACTTTTGCTGCCGAATAACGGCCCGATTAACGGCAGTTCATGCAAAAACGGCACACCGGTTTTTCTATTGTTATTGTTCTCTTTGATCAAACCGCCTAACACGATGGTTTCGCCGCTCTGTATCGCGACGGAACTGGCGATCTCACGGGTCAGAATGTCAGGGTTGCCATTCGTGACGCCACCGGCAAAATCTTCGACGCTTTGTTCAATTTCCATGATTACCAGGCCGCTGGCGTTGACTCTGGGCTTAATCTTCAGCTTGACCCCGGTCTTGCGCTGCTGCAATTGACTGGTTTGCACGAGAGTATTATCCTCGCCAATGCCACTGGTCAGCGGGGTGTTTTGCGAAGTCCGTAACGAGACCTCGTCACCGACTTGGATCGAAGCCTCCTGATTATTCAAGACCATCAACGACGGCGACGAAATGACATTGATATTGTCATTCGAAGCTTCTGCGCTCAATACCGCTCTGATATCGGCCGATTTACTGATGAAGGAATAACCGAAACCACCGGTCACCGCGGCGGCCCCCAAAGAAGCGATGTCGTTAAATAACTCGCCCCCCCCGGTGATATTGTTCGCGCCGCCATTGTCATGGCTGAAGAACCACTGTATCCCGTACTTTAGATCATTTCTTAACGTCACATCGACGATCGTCGCATCGATCAATACCTGCAACGGCATTACATCGAGCTGTTTGATCACTCGCTGAATCACCGCATATTCTTGCGCGGTCGCAACAATCACCAAGGCATTATTGACTTCATCGGGGATAATTTTGACATCGCCGATATTATCCAATGAAGCCTGACTTCGATACGCGCTGGCGACAGGCGTTTTACTATCCGTTTGCGGTTTATTGCTGATTTCTATCGATTGACGACCGGCCGCCACCGATGCAGGCCGACTGCTTCCCGCGCCCTGCATGAATATTTCATTGAGCGTGGCGGCCAATTCCACCGCATCGACATGTTGCGCCCGGTACACGATCACCCCGCCTCCGGCCGAAGTATTGGCCTTGTCCAACCTTAACACCCAGCTCTCTATTTGTGTCAAAAATTTAGGCTGGTGGGTAATCGCCAGGATGGCATTGAGACGTTCGATTTCCATGAAGCGAATCAAACGACTATCGCCCTCTCCCCCCTTGCTGTTGAACAATTGCTCCAACTCTTGGATCATGGTCGAGGCCTGCACGTTGCGCAACGGAAACAAACCAAATGACCGACCCTTCATCATGTCGACATCGAAGGCATTGACCATTTCCATCGCCCGAGCCAGTTCCCCGTCCGAGCCGGCGATCATCATAAGATTACGGTCGCTATCGATATGTAAGATGGATTTTTCCTGCATGACCGGCTTGATGATTTCCGCTAAATCCTCGACAGCGACATTTTTGACCGGCACCACCCTAAGCTGATTTCCCGGCGACAGTTCCCCCCCTGCGCCATAGCCGGCGAACGGACTGCTGAGCAAAATTTCAGCCGCCGGCTTGATCTGATAAAGACCTTCTTGATAAGTCAAGGCTGCATTATTGATCTGCAGCAGCATTTCCAGGGTTGGCAGCAATTCGGCCCTACTTAGCGGTCGGGTGGTTTGCAAAGTCACCTTGCCAGTGACCTTGGGGCTCAATAGATAATTTTCACCGAGAATATCGCTCAAGATCACCTTGGTGACCTCTCCCAAGGCGGCATCGTCAAAATTAAGGCTATATTCGCCCTTTTCCGGTTTTGCTGCCGCTTTACCCGCTAGCGGTTTCGATGACACAAAACGTCCGGTTCCCGGATAAAGCTCTATTTGGGCCTGCTCGCCCGCCTTCTTCTGGTTGTCTAGATTGCTCAGTTCCTGATAGATGATTTCTGGCTGCTCAACATCTTCACTCTCTCCGATCGCTCCCAACGACAGCTTGTCCCGTTGTTGGGGACTTATCAATTCGCAGCCGGAGGTCGCCAAGAGCAGCGCTAAAAGGTAAGGCAGTTTTTGTTTTTTACTCATCTTTAGGTTTCTCAGGATTTAAATTCTATTGTTTGGGACGGGGCGTTCTAGGCATTCTCTTGCTTGCCGACTCTGGTTTCGGCTTTCTTAACATCAGCGTTTGCCGCTTGCCTTCCCGCTCGAGTATGACGCGATCGGCCTGGATTTCCTGCAATAACCAGCCGGAAATATCGTCTCCCCGTGATTTTTTCAGATAGGTTTCATCCCTGCCCTGCTTACTGAACAACGCCGTCATCTCGGATTCGACGGTATAAATCCCCACCAGAACCAAGTCTTCAATTTTATCGACCTGCTGGGAAGCATCGTCCTCTTCATCTTCAATCACTGGCCGACGGCCTTCGATAAACAACGGTCTTTCCACCATATCCGTATAACTGTCCGGCGATGCCGCCGAAAACTTTATGGCCGGCAAGTTCACCTCTAATCCATCTGCTTTGCCGTTCTGTGAGTCCAGCGGCTGCGAATAATCAGGGGAACCGATAAACAACCATTCAAGCAATAAAATCACCAATAATAACAGGCATAAAGACAGCAGCAACTTGATT
Protein-coding sequences here:
- the gspD gene encoding type II secretion system secretin GspD, which encodes MSKKQKLPYLLALLLATSGCELISPQQRDKLSLGAIGESEDVEQPEIIYQELSNLDNQKKAGEQAQIELYPGTGRFVSSKPLAGKAAAKPEKGEYSLNFDDAALGEVTKVILSDILGENYLLSPKVTGKVTLQTTRPLSRAELLPTLEMLLQINNAALTYQEGLYQIKPAAEILLSSPFAGYGAGGELSPGNQLRVVPVKNVAVEDLAEIIKPVMQEKSILHIDSDRNLMMIAGSDGELARAMEMVNAFDVDMMKGRSFGLFPLRNVQASTMIQELEQLFNSKGGEGDSRLIRFMEIERLNAILAITHQPKFLTQIESWVLRLDKANTSAGGGVIVYRAQHVDAVELAATLNEIFMQGAGSSRPASVAAGRQSIEISNKPQTDSKTPVASAYRSQASLDNIGDVKIIPDEVNNALVIVATAQEYAVIQRVIKQLDVMPLQVLIDATIVDVTLRNDLKYGIQWFFSHDNGGANNITGGGELFNDIASLGAAAVTGGFGYSFISKSADIRAVLSAEASNDNINVISSPSLMVLNNQEASIQVGDEVSLRTSQNTPLTSGIGEDNTLVQTSQLQQRKTGVKLKIKPRVNASGLVIMEIEQSVEDFAGGVTNGNPDILTREIASSVAIQSGETIVLGGLIKENNNNRKTGVPFLHELPLIGPLFGSKSYNKDKTELVVLITPRVVRSKQNARLVTDEFKRKLTGIYEEPAETREEL
- the rpiA gene encoding ribose-5-phosphate isomerase RpiA; this encodes MTQDELKKQVAAAAIEYIKGVPIVGVGTGSTVNFFIEMLADYKNDIEGAVSSSEATTERLKNIGIPVLELNSAGDIEVYVDGADEVDPRKKLIKGGGGALTREKIIAAASKKFVCIVDESKCVDVLGKFPLPVEVIPMARSYVAREMVKLGGQPVWREDYYTDNGNEILDVHNMEITNPMEMERLINDITGVVTNGLFAHRDADIVLIGKGDKVETM
- a CDS encoding type II secretion system protein N — encoded protein: MSHNLIKLLLSLCLLLLVILLLEWLFIGSPDYSQPLDSQNGKADGLEVNLPAIKFSAASPDSYTDMVERPLFIEGRRPVIEDEEDDASQQVDKIEDLVLVGIYTVESEMTALFSKQGRDETYLKKSRGDDISGWLLQEIQADRVILEREGKRQTLMLRKPKPESASKRMPRTPRPKQ
- the ilvA gene encoding threonine ammonia-lyase, biosynthetic, which encodes MIQKYIEKILRAKVYDVAVESPLDFAPLLSERLANQVYLKREDLQPVFSFKLRGAYNKIASLSDQERANGVIAASAGNHAQGVALAAKKLGIKALIVMPRTTPEIKVNSVKARGAKAVLHGDSFDEAYTYAKQVAKEKGMTFVHPYDDPDVIAGQGTVGMEILRQHNGEIDAIFVPVGGGGLIAGIAAYVKFVRPEIKIIGVEPDDADCLNRALKAKRRVTIKQVGLFADGVAVKQIGKEPFRLAHRHVDEVVVVNTDEICAAIKDIFDDTRSVAEPAGALALAGLKKYVEQGEVSGQTLVAIESGANINFDRLRYVAERTQVGEHREILLAVAIPEVPGSFLKFCKLLGKRSITEFNYRYFDNSMAQVFVGISSGGEEDDRANVIAQLEGEGFKVTDMTGNELAKDHIRYMVGGHGPCELNELVYSLQFPERPGALLKFLMSLGSRWNISLFHYRNHGAAFGKVLMGLQMPKGERKTFKLTLDALGFTYQEETSNPAYQLFVGGREWKK